TTTCCAAGCCCAAACCTAGAAACTTCACTCTCTACCGAACGTTTGCTAGGGACCACATGAACATTCGCTCCTAACCTTAGTACGAGCGTTCGATAGGGGACCACGCGAGCGTTCGTTGACTTGTCTTTGAGCCAGTGGGTGATACCCCAAAACGTATGCCTGAACCCTTTTATCCAACGTGTAATAGTATCCGAATGTTCGCCTAATAGTACCCGAACATTCGCTGACACATTAAAAAGCAGTTTTAACCCATTCTCTACCTTTTCAGAGCAAGGCACGTCCCCAAGCTCCTATATAAGCCATGCCTTCCACCCTTAGCCTTCCCTAGCCTcagaaaaaaccctaaccctagtgtGAGAAGtgacttggagagagagaaggtaGAAAGTTTGGTGCTTTTGCCATCTTCTAAGGTAATCTCCTTACCCATTCCCTTGCCTTTTGATTATTGTTACTAGCATTACAAGTTTAAAGATGTTTTGACAAGCCCTTGCACCTATTTCCTTACAAGAACCAAGAAtgttttgaaagagtttttaaCCATTCTCTTATTGCTTTGATTTGCATGATAGCATGATGTGTTGCCTTGCATGTGTCTTCTTAGTAGCCTAGGGTGAGATATATCAATCCTTAGTTTTAGACAGAAGTCTCAAAACacaatttgaagcttttaccCGGAAGCCCGAACTCATTGGATGAACGTTCACTTTGAGCCTAAGCGTTCAACCAAAAAGTAAGGCATCTGCCCCTTAGGTCCAAATGTGCAATATTAGGGGTTCAACGACCCCTTTTGATAGATAAGACTTAGTAACATCCTCGTaggagttctctagtactgcgcaTAACAATGTGTCGTATTTTGCTATAGCAAGAACTTGTGATGTTAAAGGACTCAAGCGAGTGTGCAAGGAAAGTAAACGCCTacaaacactttccttaaaaatgtacGATATGTGAGTTGATTGAGCATGCATATGATATAAGCAaatctacatttttatttaactttgtaactgctttaataactggttgataagatgcattgtatgacatggtacatcggtacgtACGATATAATGGAcataggcttactatatatgcttgattttatggtaaaaaatgtgtgtgtttatatgttcgtggatccaatggttatttcgtgatCGGCGCAACCTTAACGGGCAGGttactacaggacgtacatcattagtagcatgggtTACGCGAGGTCGGACTTGGTCgggttgctagtgttatggacggttgCGTATAATGGTTGGGGCACCGGCattatattataagtccctCGGTACAacaccaaccctgctgagaatttgtaatatctcgggtagaccatatatgatagatatgacctataaagcactAGTTTCATGCATTAAAACATACAGGCGATTGCCACTGGAAGTACACTCGTTTCTCTCAACAAAACAAtgtttttatggtgtattaacaaaGACAACACCCCTTTCAAATGTTTACTAACATTGCacatttatttctgcttaataataACTGGCTtatgtcatacccaattgtgaggtttacttactaagtcgctAGACTTACGCAGTTATTACTTTTGTAGGAAACCTGTTTCTAGAATCAAAGTCGTTAGACTTTGCATAAGAGAGATCTTCAcattgttatcaggtttgcttaaGCTATTGTTTGTTGCTCTGTGTCTTGTTTTAAGGATTATACTTGTCCCTGTAATGATTAATAGACTTTTCAGATTTATTTTACCTTCCTATACATTAACTTTGATGATGCTTAGAGGGCGGTCTCCCATTTACccaccagttggttaaactgGGGTAATTACCAGTAACCCTACTAGACTGGTAAATGCTAAATTTGGGAGTGTTACTGTTAAGACGGTTTCGATTAATGGTTTTAGCTAACAATCACTAACCATAACccccttttcacccctaataaCCTTCTTGATATTCTTGGCAGAAGGTAAGGAACGACAAAGGGCCAAAAGGTGAGAATCTCGTTCTCTTATTCCAATGAGCCCAACTCTAccaaaaaaagggcaaaaagaagGAATCTTCCTATAAATACAAGTAGCATGACTCTCCTAGGTAAGAGATCCATATGCTCTAACCATTCTCTTAGAGGTTTTCCCTCTAATAGATTTAGCCCACTAACTTAAACATTTGAGTTGTCTTCCACTGGCACACTCCATAAGGTCCTTCACACTTACTCTCCTTCATCTTCATTGTAGGCTCCTTCTATCCAAGTTCGGATGCGGTCAACTGCACAAGCAATTTGATGCCATTTGTGAAAAATGTGATTATTGATTCTAAAGAAAAAGACCGCATGTTGAACACCAAATCAAGGAGTTTTAGGATGAATGACACCCTTAGGACTTGCGAATCTCTTCCATTGAGCTTCAATTGAAACAAATGGCTCGTAAAATGAACATGATTATGTAGTAAAATCAAGGGATGttaattcaattcaatcattGAAATTTGGAGTCGTTGTACCACAATTAGTGAGCACCCAACTTGCACCATGAAATGGAGGGCAATATTGTGGATGGTGAGAAGGGTGCAACTAGTAGAGACTAGAAAAATCAAGAACAATTAGCTAGCGGAGGAGCGAAAGACACGGAAGTGACCCTACAGGGCATCCCTGTATGTACTGAGCTGGTGAATGACCCAATGGTGCAAAAATGGGTGGGTTTTACAACATGGGTTCTTATTTAGGCATCATCAAACACATTGTTTTGTGAAACATTGAGGCATGACAGGGTCACAAGGTCATATGGTTGTCATTCAGCCCGCCCACACCTTAACAATCAAGGCATACCAACCAAAAGTCCTAACTCTATCCTATGCTCTAGTCTTTCACAATTAAAGACTACTTGCATCGTCACCTATTTTTGGATCATATTTAGTAGTCAACAGAGCCAAATGCTCTGATACTAttttgtaacgcccccaaattAAAACTGATTAAATTCGATCCATTTGGAGAGTGTTGCTAGCAATACCTCCAAACTGGTTAACCAGTAACCAACTAGTAGCACTACCCATAAAATTATTATAGTAAAAACATGCGAAAAGCGGAAATGCATGATTTGAGGCCACTAGTAATATGATTATACATTAATGACATTATGaaacatcaatttcaaactCAGAGTTTCCAACAACattatataaacaaaacataaacaactattTAACTAAACTTGATAATACAAGTCCTTCGTTTATTGTCTTTTACCAAGAAATGGGTACCAAGAGAGGATCAAAACAATTGATCAAGGGAAATGTTACAGGTATCAATAAATAAgctacacataagtttgataccaaatttttagtaaaaaattggGGTAATTATCATTTCCCTCTATGAATTACCACTCGATTACTATATACCCCCATCAACTACTAACTTTACATTAtaacccatcaaactaccatttcgttACCAAAACCCCATTCCGTTAGTCAAGGTCGTTAAGTCGGATGGTCAACCTATCACGTGCacgtaaagttggtagttgatagTGGTATATGGTAATtgagtggtagttcatggggagaAATGATAATTACCCCCCAAAAAATGCATACATATTCTCGGCATGTGACGCGCACATGATAGGTGGACCGTCCGACTTAACGACCTTAACTAACGGAAGGGGGGTTTTAATAACgaaatggtaatttgatgggGTCGTACTGTAAAGTTAGTAGTTGATAGAGGTATATGGTGATCGagtggtagtttatggggggaaaagataattacccataaaaaatttgataccCACAGCATATTTTTTGTAATGagcttttattgttttgtttttgtttttaattccgTAGCACGTAAAGCACGGTATACGTACAATATGTGTTGTTAATTGTCCACATCTTCTCCACATACTATCATTAGGTggtaaattttttctaaattatgaAGATGCACTTCAACTAATTCATAGACACatagaaataaattaaaatataacaaatgTCAAGCTTCACCAATTAGGTTCTCCAAAATTCAACTTATGTCGGGATTGTTTTCAAAATAGCATTGTAGACGGTCGAATCAAAGGTGGGCTTAGTGTACCTTATCGATCCCTCCCCATTTCCATGAAAGTGCAGAGAAGCAAGTCCTGCCCTTTAAGTTGCTTGTGTGCTGCACCCTAACAACCTTACGATTTGACTTCTTTCAGGAGTGAGCCTTAATGGAAAGACTTCTAAGTCCAAGTCCTTGTCCTTTAGCTGCCAAAAAGCTTGGCCGCAATATATACAGTAAAATTATACGGTGCATGCTTTCCCATTGAAAAAAGCAATGAATTTCGCAGGTATAATTCAAAGGCACCTCCGAAACTCCGCGTCCCACTGCCTTAATCGATTACCAGCAGCCACCCACGAAACTACGTGCCTATTGCGACCAAAAACAGACAAATAGTGCGCTATGTATGACACTTCACACTACCTTATTAATAAAgcatgtctatatatatatatatatatatatatgacaaattaCAGTTTACACTTTAAAGTTGATATCGGTTTttaattcgaacactaaagttttaatttttgtaatttatcccaacaaaattttaaatttttgcaatttgaccaattgtatttaaaacttctcatattgcccataatttttatttttttattttttataaaaaaattaaaaaaaaaaattcaaggtggccgtagccacccctttggccatctggccattttcgcaccccctcatttttttttcataaaaattaaaaataaaaaaataaaaattaggggcaatatgaaaattttggaataatattggtcgaattgaaaaaaattgaaactttgtgggagtggattgcaaaaattgaaactttagtgttcgaattgaaaaacactgtcaactttagggggtaaactgtaattttttcatatatatatatatataattttttttatttatttttagacatATATCTATGGATGGTGACTGAGATTTTTGAAGTGTTTACGTAACCTAGTAATCCTATAGAAAAAAGACTGCTTTGTCTGGATCGTCTCGTGCTTGATCGCTTCATTTGTAGTTAGCTAGGATGTCTTTTTCCTTCCTTACGTACGgagaaaattcaagaaacacAGTAGGTGAAGAATTCTAAAATGACTTGGCATATAAACTTACAGTTTTAGTGGCGGATTGATCTTTGGAGATTTAAGTGATATTTATGGTGGTTCTTTTGGTTGTTGTGAATGTTACACCCACTTTGAGGATATCTCTATTATTAAAAATCTTGTAACTCATAATTCAAGCAAAATCATTTCCTCTagagtttattatttattttttttttaagaaagggATAAAGTGTTGCTGTTTAAAATTTAGTTAgggaaataacattttattttaggtAATTTGATTGAGTTTGGATTATAagattttttactttatttacctGAGTGTAATTGTATTTACTTTTGGTTCAAGATCAGTTTCGTATATTGGAATGGTAATGAGATTACTACtatattttctagtttttttttttttggaagaaatatagaacttccattgatgaaatttcatgagcataaaactcttacgcCATAGAGCATACAACTCttaaaaatcatagccaaaagttatgaaagttacaaagtcataagAATGACTTTAAGCTTTCGCTAACCCACTAACCCATgtgcaattacatttaaggaacaaaTCTGCTTTGTGCATACTAGATTTAGGACAtgggtagcccaaatacaaaaaaaaaaaaaaaaaaaaacaactagaaattaaaaatcCGGCCGTGAGATTAAGCCCCCATACCAATCTACTTCATCCTCAAATGGAAGGCCAGGACAACAAATTCATCCTCAAATGGAAGGCCAGGACAACAAAttcatcctcaacccgaaggccaggataaacaaaataaaaaacaaaaaacaaaaaacaaaataaaaaactctacAAGTAGCAGCGGAAGAGCACGATATCGTAGACATCCCTTCGGAAGACACTTTTTGGCCAAAGAAGACGATCAGATCTAAGCTTAaagagactagatctggatctagatctagatctacaaactagatttaAAGCAATCCGCGAGAAACAGAGACCTATGAAGCTTACAGAAAAGACACCGAGTTACCATAAAGTGGGAAGAGAGaaaatctagatctagatctttcCTCCTCTTAAAGTTTTTCTTGATGTTGtctagaagaaaagagagaaagtttttctttctttctttgacaCGTGATTTACACATAAAAATTCTAAGAATAAGAAGTTGAAAAAGTATTCAGTATGTGAAACTTCAAGTAGATAAGTATAACTTTTAACACACAAGTTTATGACtttaattttttcacataaaataCATGAATTAAGTTGAAACTCTAGATGTAAAAGTTTGGTAGAATTTTAGATGAATAAATAAAGTTGACCTTAAATCATCAAGATCTAGGATTTTCGATCAGCAACTATCCTTTGGATTTgtaaattactttttttgtttttgtgaaaaatgtcTAGTAAGTTTTTGTTTTGCCCAAAGAGTGACGCTGACAGAATTAAGTTTGTTTTGTCATCATAtgattgtagtaaaaattgagaattgagGATTGAAAAGAGAATTTAATCATAGAGAAAATAACAGATAGGAaagagagagactgagagacCTTAGTTGCCCCCCAATaattaagcaaataaaaaaataaatctgaaaaactgaaatttaattgacatatcaaaattgaatttcaaaataGTGCAGACCTGCCTTTATATATAGGCTAAGTTTGACTACTTTCCAAGCAAAATAATtggagaaaaacaaagaaataaaaatacaaaaatatccctaaaaTTGGATACAAGGTAAAATTCTTGTAGACAAAGAAATATCTTCAAATATTATGCCTGATTTCCATTCTTGTACTTGTCTTATTcccaaaatattcttcaaatatTATATCTAGTTATCCTGCATTAGTCCCCCGACTTGGAAATAATTTGTCATCGAATTTGAattatttcttgattttttttaaaaaaaattttaagaaaaaacattGAACTTTAAAAATGAACGGAaatagataattttttatttatttatttatttatttttttgagttggCCCAAGGTTTATGTTGTGCTCACACTAGATGAAGATTTTAAGCATTAATAAAtgcatatttttaattattcaaaaaataaatacatatttttaataCCTTTTGCCTTGAGACATCTGTACAAGGTGGGAGTAGTTAAATTCCTGAATTGGTCCAGAGCAAAGAAAAATGGTATGAATTATTGATGACATATTCAtcaaatatgatttatttattttattatttttttaaaagagattttttttttttttgacatatccatgACGTAAGAACTACAGTGAAATGGTTTGTtgacattacttttttttttttattatttttttatcctaaGAAAGTAAATACGTAATTGGTCCATATGGACTAGGGTAGCAAAGCACGCGCTCGGCCAACTGCCTCGTGGGGGCTCATAAAAGTCTCCTCATGCTGTACCGGACGCAGAAACGGAGACAGAAATTACTATAAGTAagagttaagggctaaaaaatTTAGTGAATAGGGGTCAATaggcaatttttctttttttctttttccttttttttttttttaatttttttatcatatatatatatatatatatatattttttttttttttctttgtgaattGTTGGGGAGGGGGGCATGGCCTATACCGGCCCcccatttctctttttgtcACGGGGTAGAGCAGCTTGGTAGCTCACAAAGCTCATAACCTTGAGGCCGTTATTGCCATCGGGTTGGCTGTCGGTCTTGCTTCTATCGGACTTGGGGTTGTCCTTGTCCCCACAGAATGAGCCTTTCCCTCTCTAACGAAAGAATCTTCGTGTCAGGTTTATGGGATCCAAGTGAGAAACGAGCTAGGCTAATAAAAGGCAGCGACAAATTTAGGGGAAGACCGATAGTGGCCCAGACCCCatccccccaaattacaaggaaaaaaaaattttaaggttaaaaaaaaaaaaaattattttaaggtATTTTTAGCCAATTggtcttccaaaaaaaatttttaacccTTAGTTCTCCCAAATTTAAAGCTGGCTTTGTCCTTGATAAAAGGGGTTGTCTGGTGCCCATAAAAAGTTTATGCCTTAATCACTTTACCTTACCATCATTATAGAAAATTCTCCTCCAATACTAACTTGGGCATTAGAAACAAATCACAGGTAAACTATCGACTCATTTAACCTCGTCTTTTCAGCTTGCGCTTCCCCTTAACTTGTGGTATGTGGTTAACTGTATCACcataaatcattaattatatCAACTTTAAATCCTAGTTAATCCCTAATCggacaatttttaattttaattttttaatttttaaaactatatatatatatatatatatatatatgaggaaggCATCTCATAATTATTAGTTACTGTTGGGGATAAGCTGCAATATTTCAGCGCGGGATTGTTGCCAATAGAAATCCACGTTTTGGGGCCCACTTGTGTCGTTCCTTACGTAGTGATTAAGACTGGTGCTCCTTCCTCGAGACCAGACTAGAATCCGAGTCATTTGACAAAACTTCCACGtgccaaaataaaattttccaactTGACGGCCGCCTGAATGAGTGATGACTCACACTGCTGACGTTTCCCCGCGTGACGTCTGACCACTGTTCTTTCAAGACTCAAAGAAACAGTATATATAGTACCCCTCAAGAAGACAAGCCTTCTTCACCAGACAGCAGATATAACAATTTCTTCATGGTTTTCTTTGTCGCTAATAACTTGTCTGAGAAAAACATGAATCATCAGCAAAGTCAATCCACTTCaactaaaatagaaagaagGCTCATCgaaaaaaataggagaaatCAAATGAAAATCCTCTACTCCAAGCTCAACGTTCTCCTCCCAAATCAGAATTCCAAGgtctcccctctctctctctctctctctctctgtgtgtgtgtagaTATAAATGTAAGAAGTAGGTAAGTACTgatgaattataatatatattcagGAGGCACTGCCACTGCCGGATCAAATAGATGAGGCAATAAGCCACATCAAAAGTCTAGAGACAAAGATGAAGAAATTCAAGGAGAAGAAGGAGAGCTTAATGGGGAGAAAAAGATCATACGCATGCACAAATTTTGAAGCAACATCATCAGCAGCCAGAATTAAAGCTCCCCAAATCGAAATTCGTGAAATGGGTTCCTCTCTTGAGGTCGTTTTGACAACGGGAAAAGATAATCAGTTCATCTTCAATGAAATTATTCACATTCTTCATGAAGAACAAGCAGAGGTCCTTAGTGCCAGCTATTCAGTTTCTGGGGACTCAATTTACCATATAGTGCATGCACAggtataattatatatttctcaaaaacagaaaagaaaaaacgttatatatatatatatatatatatgtacatacatatatataaagttgtgggCAATTTTTTGTGCAGATTGCGGGATCTTCATTAGATTTTGGAGTAACAAAAGTCACTGAAAGGCTGAAGAGTCTGATATATGGATCCACAAGCGACGTAGAATTACAGTCAGATCTGTGGGACTTTGATTACGATGTGCAGCCGGATTCATGGAATTTCTAAAGACGAAGCAATGTGAATCGTTga
This window of the Corylus avellana chromosome ca5, CavTom2PMs-1.0 genome carries:
- the LOC132183326 gene encoding transcription factor bHLH162-like — its product is MVFFVANNLSEKNMNHQQSQSTSTKIERRLIEKNRRNQMKILYSKLNVLLPNQNSKEALPLPDQIDEAISHIKSLETKMKKFKEKKESLMGRKRSYACTNFEATSSAARIKAPQIEIREMGSSLEVVLTTGKDNQFIFNEIIHILHEEQAEVLSASYSVSGDSIYHIVHAQIAGSSLDFGVTKVTERLKSLIYGSTSDVELQSDLWDFDYDVQPDSWNF